A single genomic interval of Chitinophaga sp. 180180018-3 harbors:
- a CDS encoding glycoside hydrolase family 43 protein: MNPAIKISVASSLLTLTLNLFAQSAKTFHNPLPVAFGDPYVLHVKGHQYYMYGTGAGAKNGFSAYSSADLMNWEKEGQVFYAGNRNGWSDSTAAWNGAYWAPEVYEHHGKFYMFYSAQWKENPNKETENFRIGVAVADSPTGPFIDLANKPIFDPGYPVIDANVLFDKSGRIYLYYSRCCYKHPVESEIAAWARQKNWFDTIEESWVYGIELKPDFSGVIGEPVLLLRPPVKMSDKQAEWESRSVTSKEVNRRWTEGSVIFKKGDTYYMMYSANYFGGRNYAVGYATSKSPLGPFTKAANNPVLQQNTGKGGVVTGTGHNSVTYSPDGKEMFCVYHARTLATGEDRVVFIDRMKILKDGTLTVAGPTTAPQAAPGSK; encoded by the coding sequence ATGAACCCGGCAATAAAAATTTCCGTAGCATCCTCTCTATTAACGCTCACGCTCAACCTTTTTGCACAGTCCGCAAAAACCTTCCACAATCCCTTGCCGGTAGCCTTTGGCGATCCATATGTATTGCATGTAAAAGGCCATCAATATTACATGTACGGAACCGGCGCCGGCGCCAAAAACGGGTTCTCCGCTTATTCCTCCGCCGACCTGATGAACTGGGAAAAAGAAGGCCAGGTATTTTATGCGGGCAACCGGAACGGCTGGAGCGATTCCACTGCCGCCTGGAACGGAGCCTACTGGGCACCGGAAGTATACGAACACCACGGAAAGTTCTACATGTTCTACAGCGCACAATGGAAAGAGAATCCTAATAAAGAAACAGAGAATTTTCGTATAGGCGTGGCAGTTGCAGACAGCCCCACCGGACCATTCATCGACCTGGCCAACAAGCCCATCTTTGATCCCGGCTATCCTGTCATCGATGCCAATGTACTCTTCGATAAAAGCGGCCGCATTTACCTCTATTACTCCCGGTGCTGCTATAAGCACCCGGTAGAAAGTGAAATAGCCGCCTGGGCCAGACAAAAAAACTGGTTTGATACCATAGAAGAAAGTTGGGTGTACGGCATTGAGCTGAAACCTGATTTCAGTGGTGTAATAGGAGAACCCGTGCTGCTCTTACGCCCTCCGGTAAAAATGAGCGATAAACAGGCGGAATGGGAAAGCCGCTCGGTTACGTCAAAAGAAGTCAACCGCCGGTGGACGGAAGGTTCCGTCATCTTTAAAAAAGGCGACACCTATTATATGATGTATTCCGCTAATTATTTCGGTGGCAGAAACTACGCGGTAGGATATGCCACTTCCAAAAGCCCACTGGGCCCTTTTACCAAGGCGGCCAATAATCCCGTGTTGCAGCAAAACACCGGCAAAGGCGGTGTGGTAACCGGAACCGGGCATAACAGTGTTACTTATTCTCCGGACGGGAAAGAAATGTTTTGTGTATACCATGCCCGTACGTTGGCTACAGGAGAAGACCGCGTTGTTTTTATTGACCGGATGAAGATACTCAAAGATGGTACGCTCACGGTAGCCGGCCCCACTACAGCACCACAGGCAGCTCCCGGAAGTAAATAG
- a CDS encoding GNAT family N-acetyltransferase: protein MKSIITLTGKHGVTLKAIEHRDLKDMAALANHPAIAANLRDSFPSPYSLKDAENFLALIQQGKLNYVWGIYVEDEIAGVITLTPQDDIYRHSAEIGYWLGIPYHGKGVMTEAVSLLTEYAFRELNIHRIYAGVFAYNEASKKVLQKSGFHLEAIKIKAIIKNGTLLDEHLMVKMNI, encoded by the coding sequence ATGAAATCTATTATCACACTTACGGGAAAACATGGCGTTACGCTGAAAGCCATTGAACACCGCGATCTTAAAGATATGGCCGCATTAGCCAACCACCCTGCTATTGCAGCCAATCTCCGCGATAGCTTTCCTTCGCCTTACTCACTGAAGGATGCGGAAAACTTTCTTGCCCTCATTCAACAGGGGAAACTGAATTATGTGTGGGGTATTTATGTAGAAGATGAAATTGCCGGTGTCATCACACTCACACCTCAGGACGACATTTACCGCCATTCCGCTGAAATCGGTTACTGGCTGGGCATTCCGTATCATGGCAAAGGCGTTATGACGGAAGCTGTATCATTGCTCACGGAATACGCCTTCAGGGAGCTAAACATTCATCGTATCTATGCAGGAGTGTTTGCTTATAATGAAGCCTCCAAAAAAGTGTTGCAGAAAAGCGGGTTCCACCTGGAGGCCATCAAAATAAAAGCTATCATCAAAAACGGTACCCTGCTTGATGAACATCTCATGGTTAAAATGAATATCTGA
- a CDS encoding pentapeptide repeat-containing protein, with the protein MDTKIIGGKIAKARKAVNMSQAQLAQQLFISAQAVGKWERGESMPDITTFNRLADILGVDLNYFSENGASAVSEMPPLESLAKQPMQEAAPLPRSGRQIEINLTAANLQDSDFAGVILHNGKFKASQLRGANFAGADLTGSLFEVIDARQTNFDDANLTDCHFSVTELSEASFCNSILVRTSLSMSGQGAKFRDVKLIDVKIIKTDLRKTIFENCTFNGTDFTYCDLRGIRFDGQSFIDVKFDKSALNDVSFRGATFRNVSFTPPFSLTNKAFLAMKTICFDGATMDKLTYVVLKGLGVIDLSKVTVI; encoded by the coding sequence ATGGATACTAAGATAATCGGGGGCAAAATTGCCAAAGCACGAAAGGCAGTAAATATGTCTCAGGCGCAACTTGCCCAACAGCTGTTTATTAGCGCCCAGGCAGTTGGGAAATGGGAACGTGGAGAATCTATGCCGGATATTACCACCTTTAACCGTCTTGCCGACATTCTGGGCGTTGATCTTAACTATTTTTCGGAAAACGGCGCATCTGCCGTCAGTGAAATGCCGCCCCTTGAATCCCTCGCGAAACAACCAATGCAGGAGGCTGCTCCTCTCCCTCGCTCCGGCCGTCAGATAGAGATCAACCTTACTGCAGCCAATCTGCAGGACAGCGACTTTGCCGGCGTCATTCTCCACAATGGCAAGTTCAAGGCAAGCCAGCTACGCGGAGCTAATTTCGCCGGCGCAGATCTGACCGGTAGTCTGTTTGAGGTCATCGATGCACGCCAGACCAATTTTGACGATGCCAACCTGACCGACTGCCACTTTTCCGTCACGGAGCTTTCGGAAGCCAGCTTCTGTAACTCCATCCTGGTGCGTACTTCCCTGAGTATGTCTGGACAAGGCGCGAAATTCAGGGATGTAAAGCTGATTGATGTCAAAATAATCAAGACCGACCTGAGAAAAACAATCTTTGAGAACTGTACCTTCAACGGCACTGATTTCACGTACTGCGATCTGCGGGGAATCCGCTTCGACGGGCAGAGTTTCATCGATGTTAAGTTTGATAAGTCTGCACTGAACGACGTTTCATTCAGGGGCGCAACATTCAGAAACGTATCATTTACCCCGCCTTTCTCGCTGACAAACAAAGCATTTCTGGCCATGAAAACCATCTGCTTTGACGGAGCAACGATGGACAAGCTAACCTATGTTGTACTTAAAGGGTTAGGGGTCATCGACCTGTCGAAGGTTACAGTTATATAA
- a CDS encoding ATP-binding cassette domain-containing protein translates to MQNNSIQVKGLQKSYRQLHVLKGVDFEVAKGSIFALLGSNGAGKTTIVKILTTLLKQDGGTVTVNGFDVMSNPGNVRQSISLTGQFAAVDEILTGWENLVMIARLRHLKNPRKIANDLLNRFGLADAANRRAATYSGGMRRRLDIAMSLVGNSQLIFLDEPTAGLDPEARIEVWKIVKELSGSGTTVFLTTQYLEEAEQLADRIAILHKGKIIVSGTLPELKKLFPPAQVEYIEKQPTLEEIFLTIINNKTAN, encoded by the coding sequence ATGCAAAACAACTCCATTCAAGTGAAAGGACTGCAAAAGTCCTATAGGCAGCTCCATGTCCTGAAGGGCGTAGATTTCGAGGTGGCAAAGGGTAGCATTTTTGCCCTGCTCGGATCTAATGGTGCGGGCAAGACAACGATTGTCAAAATTCTCACCACACTGCTTAAACAGGATGGTGGAACCGTCACCGTAAACGGATTCGATGTGATGTCTAATCCCGGCAACGTGCGGCAATCTATCAGCCTGACCGGGCAGTTTGCCGCGGTAGATGAAATATTGACCGGCTGGGAAAACCTGGTCATGATTGCCCGGCTGCGGCATCTCAAAAATCCGCGCAAGATTGCGAATGATCTGCTGAACCGCTTCGGCCTCGCCGATGCCGCCAATCGCAGGGCTGCTACTTATTCAGGCGGCATGCGCCGCAGGCTCGATATTGCCATGAGCCTTGTCGGAAACTCGCAGCTTATTTTCCTCGACGAGCCAACCGCCGGACTGGACCCCGAGGCCCGGATTGAGGTTTGGAAAATTGTGAAGGAGCTTTCAGGTAGTGGAACAACCGTATTCCTGACCACTCAGTATCTGGAGGAAGCTGAACAGCTCGCCGATAGAATTGCCATTCTTCATAAGGGTAAAATCATCGTGAGCGGCACACTTCCTGAGCTGAAAAAATTATTCCCGCCCGCACAGGTAGAATACATTGAAAAACAGCCCACGCTGGAAGAGATATTTCTTACAATTATTAACAACAAAACAGCAAACTAA
- a CDS encoding ABC transporter permease, whose amino-acid sequence METVKNYFFTDVSVMLGRSLRHVFRSLDTIITVTIMPIAMMLLFVYVFGGAIQTGTDNYVNYLLPGILLIAVANSIGYVSYRLFQDVQRGIFERFNSMPIARSAALWGHVLTALVSNAISLTVIVLIALIMGFRSSAGVLSWLAVAGIIGMFTLSLTWVAAIAGLSAKTIDGASVIAYPIHFLPLLSSAFVPTKSMPSDVRAFAENQPVTSFVEAIRALLSGQPVGNNIWLALAWSIGIMLVAYAFAMSVYRNR is encoded by the coding sequence ATGGAAACGGTAAAAAACTATTTCTTCACGGATGTAAGCGTTATGCTTGGACGTTCCCTGCGCCATGTTTTCCGCAGCCTGGACACCATCATCACGGTCACCATCATGCCCATCGCCATGATGCTGTTGTTCGTGTATGTGTTTGGTGGCGCCATTCAAACCGGCACCGATAACTATGTGAATTATCTGTTGCCTGGGATACTGCTGATTGCCGTTGCAAATAGCATAGGCTACGTCTCTTACCGCTTGTTCCAGGATGTACAACGGGGCATATTCGAGCGTTTCAATTCTATGCCTATTGCGCGCTCTGCCGCGCTGTGGGGGCATGTGCTGACTGCTTTGGTATCTAACGCCATTTCGCTTACCGTCATCGTGCTCATAGCACTCATAATGGGCTTCCGTTCTTCTGCAGGGGTATTGTCGTGGTTAGCCGTGGCCGGTATCATCGGCATGTTTACTCTGTCCCTGACATGGGTGGCAGCGATTGCCGGATTATCTGCAAAAACAATAGATGGCGCAAGTGTGATCGCTTATCCGATTCACTTCCTGCCATTACTCAGCTCAGCATTTGTGCCCACGAAGTCGATGCCATCAGACGTTCGGGCTTTTGCCGAAAATCAGCCGGTGACCTCATTCGTAGAAGCCATACGTGCATTACTGTCTGGCCAGCCTGTTGGCAACAACATCTGGCTTGCGCTCGCATGGAGCATCGGGATTATGCTCGTGGCTTATGCATTTGCGATGAGCGTGTATAGAAACCGGTGA
- a CDS encoding helix-turn-helix transcriptional regulator has product MAGNLPLRVKGIQELLRLKGLPDAKHPLISVLNIAELKELPEHVNIVGAADFYFIGMSRFTQYCLKMNYGQQEYDFDKGMMNFIAPGQVVSFIADQVEGVNRSGWMLLLHPDFLWKHPLALKIRQYEFFDYKVNEALFLSDSEEQTISGLFRNIEQEYSANIDKFSQGIIISLIESLLGYAERFYQRQFITREITHHGILSQLEALLEKAFTQEALEEHGIPTVKDISGQLNISPNYLSSLLKTLTGNSTQQHIQEKIIEKAKERLIMTDLTVNEIAFELGFEYPQSFSKLFRTKTNISPLEFRKSGRC; this is encoded by the coding sequence ATGGCCGGAAACCTTCCGTTGAGAGTAAAAGGCATACAGGAGCTGTTACGGCTGAAAGGTTTGCCTGATGCAAAGCATCCGCTTATCAGTGTGCTCAATATTGCTGAATTAAAGGAGTTGCCTGAGCATGTAAATATAGTGGGGGCTGCTGATTTCTATTTTATAGGTATGAGCAGGTTCACGCAGTATTGTTTGAAAATGAATTATGGGCAGCAGGAATATGATTTTGATAAAGGGATGATGAATTTTATTGCACCCGGGCAGGTTGTTAGTTTTATTGCCGATCAGGTGGAAGGAGTGAATAGGTCTGGATGGATGCTGCTGCTCCATCCGGACTTTCTCTGGAAACATCCTCTTGCGTTGAAAATAAGGCAGTATGAGTTCTTTGATTATAAAGTGAATGAAGCCTTATTCCTTTCTGACAGTGAAGAGCAGACTATCAGTGGGTTATTCAGGAATATTGAACAGGAATATAGTGCGAACATTGATAAATTCAGCCAGGGGATTATTATTTCCCTTATCGAATCCTTGCTGGGATATGCAGAGCGTTTTTACCAGCGGCAATTCATTACCCGTGAAATTACCCACCACGGTATCCTGAGCCAGCTGGAGGCATTGCTGGAAAAGGCATTTACACAGGAAGCGCTGGAAGAGCACGGAATACCTACGGTAAAGGATATATCCGGTCAGCTGAATATTTCTCCTAATTATCTGAGTAGTTTGCTCAAAACGCTTACTGGTAACAGCACGCAGCAGCATATACAGGAGAAGATTATAGAGAAGGCGAAAGAGAGACTGATCATGACAGATTTAACCGTCAATGAAATCGCTTTTGAACTGGGATTCGAATATCCGCAGTCGTTCTCTAAATTATTCAGGACAAAGACGAATATTTCGCCATTAGAGTTCAGGAAGTCGGGCAGGTGCTAA
- a CDS encoding NAD(P)H-binding protein, producing the protein MKIVLTGSLGNISKPLAEILVNEGHQVTLISSDPGKQVQIQAMGAEPAIGNIQNPSFLIKTFTGADVVYCMNPLDFTAKDLEAWDRNMDNYVQAIRETGVKRVIVLSGWVAHLLDTVQPEKKFETLGEVSVTFVRPGPFYSNFYHLKDMIRYQRMIISNYGGDDIVAFVAPEDIAAAIAEDVNMPAVAGLKVLYVVSEELTCTRAAQIIGEAIGIPDLQWIAVPGAQIKQALEASGVSPAVAGLLVEMQENMHNGKAQRDYRLNKPVSGKRKLQDFAREYATWYHQN; encoded by the coding sequence ATGAAAATTGTACTTACCGGCTCTCTCGGAAACATCAGTAAACCACTCGCAGAAATATTGGTGAACGAGGGGCATCAGGTCACCCTCATTAGTTCAGATCCCGGCAAACAGGTGCAGATACAGGCTATGGGCGCTGAACCCGCTATTGGCAACATTCAGAATCCGTCTTTCCTTATTAAAACCTTTACAGGAGCTGATGTTGTTTATTGTATGAACCCGTTGGATTTCACCGCAAAGGATCTGGAGGCGTGGGATCGCAATATGGATAATTATGTGCAGGCAATAAGGGAAACAGGGGTAAAGCGTGTAATCGTGCTTTCCGGGTGGGTAGCGCATCTGCTGGATACTGTACAGCCGGAGAAAAAGTTTGAGACACTTGGGGAGGTATCTGTTACCTTTGTGCGACCGGGACCTTTCTATAGTAATTTCTATCATCTTAAAGATATGATCCGGTACCAGCGTATGATTATATCCAATTATGGTGGAGATGATATAGTGGCTTTTGTGGCCCCTGAAGACATTGCCGCCGCCATTGCGGAAGACGTCAATATGCCGGCAGTCGCAGGCCTGAAGGTGTTATACGTGGTCAGCGAGGAACTAACCTGTACACGGGCTGCGCAAATTATAGGAGAGGCTATTGGCATACCAGACCTCCAATGGATAGCAGTTCCCGGAGCACAAATAAAACAAGCGCTGGAAGCCAGTGGCGTATCTCCTGCAGTAGCCGGATTACTGGTAGAAATGCAGGAAAATATGCATAATGGAAAAGCCCAGCGGGATTACCGTCTTAACAAACCTGTATCAGGAAAACGAAAGCTGCAGGACTTTGCCAGGGAGTACGCTACCTGGTATCATCAAAACTAA
- a CDS encoding helix-turn-helix transcriptional regulator gives MTNSIKVERAKKNLTQADLAEKVNVSRQTINSIEIGKFIPSTLLALKIARFFQCTVDDIFKLEENDF, from the coding sequence ATGACTAATTCGATAAAAGTCGAGCGTGCAAAGAAAAACCTTACCCAGGCTGATTTGGCAGAGAAAGTGAACGTGTCGCGGCAGACTATCAATTCAATTGAAATTGGAAAATTCATTCCGTCTACATTGCTTGCTTTGAAAATCGCCAGGTTTTTTCAATGCACCGTGGATGATATATTCAAACTTGAAGAAAATGATTTTTGA
- a CDS encoding DUF4091 domain-containing protein: MLKHIIIGSFVCLLTLVSGKQANGMAADTTFSCWLETSLHRVFPQSPPGKPALALLAARNSRISFQACFRNNTTRPSQLSCRLEGAEQLQPRIRYAGLVPMHHFTPNTARQELDGTDYLPGLVPDPLWPLSTVEANPFASRSFWITLQIPADISPGKHLYKVYLTYGQEKKEVILPLEITVSKLVVKPRRDFPVTHWWRGEATWDYYKTGMFDERWWSLTKAQLEDMLDHGSDVVYVPVFFDRRETFKRPCQLLTVDEISPGTYRFDWAMVKRFVDMCKAIGFKKFEWSHLWIYWGVKNPMRIYTKKDDHYDMLWPPDISATSPVYIHFLQQFLPEFHHFLEQEKILTDSYFHLSDEPGSAEHVENYRRARQILRDLAPWMKVMDALSDIAYGRQGLTDIPVPLIDAAQAYINEKIPHWVYFCCGPQGPWLNRFFDTPLPKVRMSGWLFYKLQAKGFLHWGFNYWHKIEKEETLDPFTDGSAAAYPGIPYGDPFEIYPGPDGPIDSIRWEVFAESLQDYAILQTAGIDPDDKLLTDIHSYADFPKSEEWLNAALLKVLSRK, translated from the coding sequence ATGCTAAAACACATCATCATCGGAAGTTTCGTATGCCTGTTAACGTTAGTATCAGGCAAACAGGCCAATGGCATGGCAGCAGACACTACCTTTTCCTGCTGGCTGGAAACATCTCTGCACCGGGTATTCCCGCAATCGCCTCCCGGCAAACCTGCTTTGGCGCTACTGGCTGCACGCAACAGCAGAATTTCTTTTCAGGCCTGTTTCCGCAATAATACAACAAGGCCCTCGCAGCTGAGCTGCCGCCTGGAAGGAGCGGAGCAGCTGCAACCACGTATCCGGTACGCCGGCCTGGTGCCCATGCATCATTTTACACCCAATACTGCGCGGCAGGAACTGGATGGCACCGATTATCTTCCCGGCCTCGTGCCAGACCCGCTATGGCCCTTGTCGACGGTAGAAGCCAACCCTTTTGCCAGCCGGTCCTTCTGGATCACGCTGCAGATACCGGCGGATATATCGCCAGGTAAACATCTTTATAAAGTATATCTCACCTATGGTCAGGAAAAAAAGGAAGTGATACTACCATTGGAAATCACTGTCAGCAAACTGGTGGTAAAACCCCGTCGCGATTTCCCCGTAACGCATTGGTGGAGAGGAGAAGCTACCTGGGACTATTATAAAACAGGTATGTTCGACGAACGCTGGTGGAGCCTCACTAAAGCACAGTTGGAAGACATGCTGGATCACGGTTCCGATGTGGTATATGTACCTGTTTTTTTTGACAGAAGGGAAACATTCAAACGTCCCTGCCAGCTGCTTACTGTAGATGAAATATCGCCCGGTACATATCGATTCGATTGGGCCATGGTAAAGCGTTTTGTGGATATGTGCAAAGCCATCGGCTTTAAAAAATTTGAATGGTCACATTTGTGGATCTATTGGGGCGTTAAGAATCCCATGCGTATATACACGAAAAAAGATGATCATTACGATATGTTGTGGCCACCGGATATCAGTGCCACTTCGCCCGTTTACATCCATTTTCTGCAACAATTTCTTCCGGAGTTTCATCATTTTCTGGAGCAGGAGAAAATACTAACGGATTCTTATTTTCATTTATCAGATGAGCCCGGCAGTGCCGAGCATGTAGAAAACTACCGGCGGGCAAGACAGATACTACGAGACCTGGCGCCCTGGATGAAGGTGATGGATGCTCTCAGTGATATAGCCTATGGCCGTCAGGGGCTGACGGATATTCCTGTGCCATTGATAGATGCTGCACAGGCTTATATCAATGAAAAAATACCGCATTGGGTATATTTCTGCTGTGGTCCGCAGGGGCCGTGGTTAAATCGTTTCTTTGATACACCATTGCCCAAAGTACGCATGTCGGGCTGGCTGTTTTACAAACTCCAGGCAAAAGGTTTTTTACATTGGGGCTTTAATTACTGGCATAAGATAGAAAAAGAAGAAACCCTGGATCCCTTTACTGACGGCAGTGCCGCCGCGTATCCCGGCATTCCTTACGGCGATCCCTTTGAGATTTATCCCGGTCCCGATGGCCCTATCGATTCCATCCGCTGGGAAGTATTTGCTGAATCATTACAGGACTACGCCATTTTGCAAACTGCCGGTATTGATCCTGATGATAAGCTACTCACGGATATTCATAGTTATGCCGACTTTCCCAAAAGTGAAGAATGGCTTAATGCCGCTTTACTAAAAGTACTAAGCCGGAAATAG
- a CDS encoding AraC family transcriptional regulator → MKPILRKVDTDHNFSFSIREDIYPYLYNHWHYHPEIELTLIRKGSGIRLVGDSMERFNDGDLILLGTALPHMWRSDDIYFQELPGLQIEAIAIHFRQDFWGTSFLELPELKHVKELLIKARHGLKITGRTRELAGEKMEAILKAGQVQRIEYLLSMLDMIANSKDYTLLSSIGFVNSYNSISTDNINKIYTYTFNNFQNKITLKEVAAAANISPNSFCRYFKSRTLKTYWQFLLEVRIGYACKLLIENNISISQVGYTCGFNNLSNFNRQFKIITRKTPLQYLRAYQ, encoded by the coding sequence ATGAAACCGATACTCCGTAAAGTAGACACAGACCATAATTTCTCTTTTAGTATCCGGGAAGATATTTATCCATATCTGTACAATCATTGGCACTATCATCCCGAGATAGAGCTGACGCTGATCAGGAAAGGCAGTGGTATACGCCTTGTGGGCGACAGCATGGAGAGGTTCAATGATGGCGACCTGATTCTGCTCGGCACAGCGCTCCCTCACATGTGGAGAAGCGACGATATCTATTTCCAGGAACTGCCCGGGCTGCAAATTGAAGCAATAGCTATCCATTTCAGGCAGGATTTCTGGGGTACCAGCTTCCTGGAATTACCAGAACTAAAACATGTGAAAGAGCTGCTGATAAAGGCACGGCATGGCCTTAAAATAACCGGCCGTACCCGCGAACTCGCCGGCGAAAAGATGGAAGCTATCCTCAAAGCAGGGCAGGTACAAAGGATTGAATACCTCTTATCTATGCTGGATATGATTGCTAACTCAAAAGACTATACGCTTTTATCCAGCATTGGATTTGTCAACTCCTACAATAGTATCAGCACAGATAATATCAATAAAATCTACACTTATACTTTCAACAACTTCCAAAATAAAATCACCCTCAAAGAAGTAGCGGCGGCCGCCAATATAAGCCCCAATTCATTTTGCAGGTACTTTAAATCACGTACCCTGAAAACCTACTGGCAATTTCTGCTGGAGGTGCGCATCGGGTATGCCTGCAAGCTTCTGATAGAAAATAATATCTCCATATCACAGGTAGGGTATACCTGCGGCTTTAACAATCTCTCCAATTTCAACCGGCAATTCAAAATCATCACCAGGAAAACTCCGCTGCAATACCTCAGGGCGTACCAGTGA
- the hisD gene encoding histidinol dehydrogenase → MTQYLKRGCSESAIKAADAYVKETVRQMIADIEQHGDDAVRKYAASLDNWAPATFRLTGGQIKEIVDSIPEQVCRDILFAQKQIRFFAEQQRASILDIEVETLPGVFLGHKNIPVNSAGCYIPGGRYPMVASSHMSILTAKVAGVKRVIACTPPVNGRIPAATVYAMHAAGADEIYILGGVQALCAMAMGTATIPAVDMIVGPGNAYVAEAKRQLYGRVGIDLLAGPTEILVIADETADAEMVACDLLGQAEHGLGSPGALITTSEKLAKETLAEIERQLQVLPTADIARVAWENNGMVILVKDEATAIREADALAYEHVEVLTKNPQVFLDKMTNYGALFLGPETNVAYGDKVIGTNHTLPTRQAAKYTGGLWVGKFLRNCTYQHCTPEASVLIGEYAMRLCELEGFAGHREQAALRVRRYGGITGTP, encoded by the coding sequence ATGACGCAGTATTTGAAACGGGGATGCAGTGAATCAGCTATAAAAGCGGCTGATGCTTATGTAAAGGAAACCGTGCGGCAAATGATTGCTGACATTGAACAACATGGTGATGACGCTGTCAGGAAATATGCCGCATCGCTGGATAACTGGGCGCCTGCTACATTTCGGCTTACAGGTGGACAAATAAAAGAAATTGTAGATAGTATTCCGGAGCAGGTATGCCGTGATATTCTGTTCGCACAAAAACAGATTCGTTTCTTTGCTGAGCAGCAACGGGCTTCAATTCTTGATATAGAAGTAGAAACGTTACCCGGGGTGTTTCTGGGGCATAAAAACATCCCGGTAAATAGTGCAGGCTGTTACATTCCGGGGGGCCGGTATCCGATGGTAGCCTCTTCGCATATGAGCATCCTCACGGCTAAGGTAGCAGGTGTGAAGCGGGTGATTGCCTGTACACCACCTGTTAACGGACGAATTCCTGCAGCAACCGTATATGCCATGCATGCTGCGGGCGCCGATGAGATCTACATTTTGGGAGGAGTACAGGCTTTGTGTGCGATGGCAATGGGTACGGCCACTATCCCCGCTGTGGATATGATTGTTGGGCCGGGTAATGCTTATGTGGCTGAAGCGAAGCGACAGCTGTATGGCAGAGTAGGGATCGATTTGTTGGCGGGTCCTACAGAAATACTGGTCATTGCTGATGAAACAGCAGATGCAGAAATGGTGGCCTGCGATCTGCTGGGGCAGGCGGAACATGGGCTGGGATCGCCCGGCGCACTGATCACTACTTCTGAAAAACTGGCGAAGGAAACGCTGGCCGAAATCGAAAGACAATTACAAGTGTTGCCTACAGCGGATATTGCAAGGGTGGCCTGGGAGAATAACGGCATGGTGATACTGGTGAAAGACGAGGCAACTGCTATCCGGGAGGCAGATGCGCTGGCATATGAGCATGTGGAAGTACTGACGAAAAACCCTCAGGTATTCCTGGATAAGATGACGAACTACGGTGCTTTATTTCTCGGCCCGGAAACCAATGTTGCTTATGGGGATAAAGTAATAGGGACCAATCATACATTGCCTACGCGGCAGGCAGCAAAATATACCGGCGGCTTGTGGGTAGGTAAATTTCTCCGGAATTGTACGTATCAACATTGCACGCCCGAAGCCAGCGTGCTGATAGGCGAATATGCGATGCGCCTGTGTGAGCTGGAAGGCTTTGCCGGCCACCGGGAACAGGCCGCGCTGAGAGTGCGGCGCTATGGAGGGATCACTGGTACGCCCTGA